Within Meles meles chromosome 19, mMelMel3.1 paternal haplotype, whole genome shotgun sequence, the genomic segment CCACCGGCTCCCCCCACTGCCTCCGCCCTGGGCCAACTGGCTGCCCAGGGCGCCCTGCACCACctcaccctgctcctgccctgctCTGGCTGTGCGCTCTGCCTGTGATGCTCTCTGCCCTGGTATTTACTTGACcgatccctctccctctcaactGCTTTGTTTAGAGGTCTTGTCTCAATGAGGTGGCCCTGGGCACCTAATAAGACAGCAGCCCACCTCACCTGCTGCATCCAGAGCCCTGCGTCCAGAGACCTGCTAACACGCCCCGTCACTGACTCATGTATGGATGACTGCTTATCACCTGTCTCCAGCTTATAAGCTGTCAGCTTCACTGGGGCAGGACTCGGTCGGGTGTGTTTCTTGTCCTGTTTTGTCCACTGTCTAGAACACgggctggcacatagtaggggctCAATACGTATTTCTTGCGGGAATGAACGAACCaccccagtttgtttcccatagagCACTCGCCCCTCCAGAAAAGAGGTGGTCACTTTGCTCAGCTACTATCTTACCTTCCCCTCCTAATCCCTAAGCCCCAGGAAGGAGAAACGGCCCATCATTGTCCCTGGTCTTTAGCATGTATGAAGCATTTTTAAGTGTGATTTCAAGTCCAACTGAGAGAAAGGGATCACAGAGCAAGACTCTGGATCCTTGGGGAGGGGTCTTCTCCCAGTGCTAGTCTCTCCCCAGCTCCCCGGGGCCCCGGGGGCCCAGTGTTACTGACCGATGGAGGATGAGCAGCAGGTCCAGGAGGCCAATGACAAAGACAGAGCACAGGTAGGTGACTGCCAGGTGTGGGCGGGGTGGGTAGAACCCATAGAAGAGAGGAGACCATTCTAGAAAACCCTGCAAAGGGAAAGTGCACCATGCAGTTGGGCGATCAGAACTGGGGgccctgaggctcagaggggctcTCCCAGGGACGCACCTCTCCTGAGAGCAGGTTGAAGAGATGGGTGGGGAAGGCAACCAGGCCCTGGGGGTTGGGGTCATAGAAGCCGCAGGGTGAGGAGGCGTTAGGGCCCGGGGGACCCGGGGGAGTCCCTTCCAGCCAGGTGGGAAGCAACGTCATGCAGGCCTTAAGTATGGACGCCAGCAGGTTGAGAAGCAGCAGGAAACGCAGCAGGGAGAAGTAGGACTCCGTGCCCGCGCCAAACTGGCCTGCAGGGGGAGCCAGAGAGGCCTGGGGCTCCTTTCTGAGTCTGGGGCCTCCTCCTTCAGACTGGAGCGTCCAGGCCCCCagaccctcctccctcagacccagtaATCCAGACCCCAGCCTCCACCTCCTCCACACCCGGGAGTCCAGACCCCCAGCTCTTTCTCCTTCAGACCCAgagtccaggcccccagcccctcctccctcagacccggGAGTAGGACCCGCCCCAAGACACCAGCCTCAACCCCACTGCACCCCCGATTCTCTTCAGCGTCCACGCCCAGGGCTGCAAGGTGTGCAGGCCCGCCTTCATCTTCTCCTTGGACCGCCGAAGCCACAGGGCCCACTGCTCGCCTCTGGAACCCAATCTCTGAGCACCCTGGTCCTTGGCATGGCTCTGCCTGGTGGGAAAACAGATTCAGAGCGGAATAGGAAGGGCCCAGCAGCCCCAACTGGACACCACCCAAACGTAGCAACAAGACAAGAGCGGGACCAGGAAGTCAACGGCAGCATATCGGTGACTAGGGATACTCTGGGCCAACAGGAAGAGGCACAGAAGCCCGGCTGGGTACTCAGACCGCAGGGATCCCCGCACGGAGCTCTGGGCAAGCACGCAGCCTGCCCTGTAGGGATGCACTCGCCGGTGGCAAAGCGCCACAGGAAAGCGAGAGCTCGTCCTAGACGTCTGGGAGGGGACActgtggggagaaagggggtGATACGGGGCACGTGGGGTGCCTCTGGGTCCCGCCGAGGTGTCTCTTGCCCTccatggagtctgcctgggagCTCACCATGGGAACACTGTCAGTGTATACACAATGCCTCGTACACTTTTCTGTAGGCAAATGTCATAAAGGAAAAGtaacaagggaaagaaaaaaggaaggtgTGATCCtgtgatttataaatatatatctggtttctgtccctgtccctggcaAACCCTTGGGATGCCCTAAGTGATGCGATAAATGtgtcttttgtaaaataaatgaggTGTGTTTGCACCCAACTAAGAGTGGGGGCTGGTTGCTAGGGGAACCTCCCCCGCAGCTGCAGGGAGACGAGCAGGGCTGGGTGGTGCCTTCTGTCACTAGCGGCCAAAGATCTCACCAAACATGGCTGTGTGACGAAACTGCCCTAAAACCCCAGAACGATGGGGTTTGGAGAACAATATCCAGACACACGACCCCATTCTCAGAAGAGCCTCGCACCTGCTTCTTAGCTTCTGCTGTTTCTGGGAACAAATGGTATCCCACAGGTACCCCCCGCTTGCCCGAAGTTCCAGTACCTTCTTTGTTTTTAGGAAAGACGCACAGGACTCTGCTCTATGCCGAGCAGGTTTATGAAAGGTTTGCTAGGACACTGTCCTTGGGATAGCAGGGGACACCTGTCAGTGTTGACCTAGCCGCCAGCACGTTCATTGTTCAGCAGCCCTGCGAATTCTGCAGAccggggagggaaagaggaagagtcCGGAGGCAGAGACAGACTTACTGTAGAGAGGGAAACGCAAAGAACAGATTTCAGGCCCAGGGAGAAAGAGCCTGAGCAGAGACTGAGACTGTGAACCTGGCCGAGGGAAGAGTCCCAGCGTCAGGGAGACAAGACTCCTTGGAGTCAGAGAAGCAGAGACATGGGCATGGGCGAAAGATGCCAAGAGAAGCAGGGAGCATCGGACGACCCAGTGAGGAGGAGACACAGTGCCAACAAGCTGAAGGACGGCCCTCACCTGGCTggaggtgggacaggagactcaCCTGTGTGCCCGGCGGGCCTGCAGGGGCCACGGCAGTTCCCGGGAGGGGAGGGGCTCCTCCAGCTCCTTTTGGGCAGCTTCTGCAATGGCCTGGATATTCCTGTCtccatcttcttcctcctcctccgaTGCCCCCCATGGCAGAACCCCAGGGCCTCGGTACCGAAGAGTAGCGGCACTGGGGAGCTCATTCAGCACAGAAGAGAGCGACGGGCCTGGGGCAGGACAGCAGGGACTGGGAGGACGCAGGAGTCCCAGCTTccgctccctcctccctcagaccaatagtccagacccccagcccctcctccctcagacccaggagtccagacccccagcccctcctccctcagacccaggagtccagacccccagcccctcctccctcagacccaggagtctggGCCTGATGCCCCGCAAGCACCCAAATGTGGGCCCTCTAGGCCCCTACTATCTCAGGACTGAGAAGCCCACTCTTCAACTTCCTTTTCCAGCTTACTCAGTTTTTGAACTTGGCCCCCCTCCCTTGAGACTGGAGTCTGCACCTCCAGACTCCTCCCCAGGGCGCAGGAGCCCCATCCCCTGGTTCCCCTCTCCCTCAAAACTACCAGGAATCGAAATCCCTCCGCCTTTTGCCCTCTGGACCCTGGAGTTCCggcctcccttctctgcctccctcaggACTTCCACCAGCCCCAGGGGCTGGGTCCGCGGCCCCCGACTCCCGCACCTGCTCTGGCCCCCCGGGGTGCCGGCCACCCTCCAGAGGAGCCCCAGGCCTCCGGTTCCCCCATCGGGCGCTCTTCCATGGCCCCAGGTGAAACTGCTTCCGTCTCCAGCGGCCAGCCGGGCCGGGACTGCCCCAGGGAaggcagggactggggcaggTCCGTACCTGGCCACCAggtggctgggggcggggagtaCCATCAGGGCGGCTGCTCCGGAAGCTCCTCTGGGAACAGAAACCCCCTGATGCCCGTGTGCCTCCTGGGAGCGGAGCCCATCACCCCGCATCCGGGGGGAACCCCACACCTGTGACCACCCCCAGACACACATACGGTCTTTGTGAGACATTTTATTGGGGGGAGGTTCACACATTCCGACCTTATTCTAGGCCAGAGAATGACAAGAGGGTGACAGGAGCGCTGGGACCCTGAGGTGGCTCAGATGGAAGCTGCAAGAACCACGTCCAAAGGCCGGCTcctcggtgcctcagtttccccgttaTGAAATGGGAGGATAATGTTCCCTTCCGGGCCTGAAACACTGTTCCGTGAACGTGGGGTAAAAGCCTGGGGAGAGAGGGTTGCTCTCCCAGAAGCTGCCCTGCAGCCGGCGCCCCTTTCCGGCCTCCCGGAAAGGGCAATCTGTCCGGGAAACCCCGTGGCCCCGGGGGTCCCTTTTGGGGGCGCTGCGGGAAGGGCAGCGCACTCTGGATGCCGCGGTGGGGACAAGGGGAGATTCTCCTCTGGACAACACCTTGACTTTCCAGGAGGGATGACAGCTTCCTGAGCCCTCAGGGCAGCcggcaggggagcaggggagcagggggagtCCCCCCCCGCTCCGCCCTGCTGCATcggaggcgggggggggagggagggagggggcgccCAGCTGAGGAACGGGAAACCTCTCCAGGCCCCCAGCCAAATTCAGCGCTTTCTGGGAAAGGAGACAGCAGCCTGGTTCACGGAATTCCCAGCCAAAAGCTTGGTGGCCGGACTGACGCGCAAAGGGAGTGCGGTGGCGGCTGACTCCTGCCTACTCCTCCCGGAGCTTTTCCGGGGCAAGGCCGGCGGCTGGGGGCGCCATTTTCCTCCGGCTGGGGCCGCCCCCGCCCAgagccagccccagccccagcgcGACCGCGGCCAGGACGTGCACGCAGAAGTAGACGGAAGCCCAGTACCGGAGGGTGTCTCCCAGGGACAGCAGCACAAAGCCCATACACATGTAGTCGTAGGCGCGCATCTTCAGGAACCAGTGCACCCAGTCCCAGGCCTTCTGGCCCCCGGGGCTCAGCCGCCCCCGCAGGGCTGACTCCAGCCTGCCCTCGGCAGCCAGGCACAGCGGGATGGTCAGGAAGCTTAGGTAGTAGCCAGGGTGGAGGCCGTGCCAGTAGGCGCTCAGCAGCATGGTCCAGGCGCTCCTGGGGGAGAGGTTGCGACTCAGGACCCGggagcccagcccccagcccctcctccctcagaccttGAGTCCAGACTccaggcccctcctccctcagacccaggagtcacTACTCTCTAGAGCTTCAGGAACCCACTTAATCCTCTCAGCACATCTTTCCTTAAGACCCATGAACTTGAGCCCCCAGCCACTTCCTTTTGGGGATCAGTGTAATTTCTGATTCAGGTAGACTCAGAAATCTCCAACCGCGTTCCCCTCTTTTTATGGACCCAAACGTGCTCTCTGTTGACGACCCACAAAGTCAGGCTCTGGTCCCACTTCCATGCAAGACGGAGAAATCAGAGCAGGCTGTGCCATGGGCTGTGAtctgggctggggaagggggctcTTCCTTGTCTGTGGGTCTATAAAAAGGGGAGGTTTCTTCCTGTTGTGATTTCCCTAGCAGGTTCCTCGAAGTGTGTAGCGCAGCCTGGTTTATACTAATCCATGAacacaactttttcttttctatctgtGGTGGAGAAAAAGCTCTGTGGGTTGGGAGTATTTAGGTGAGGGCCCCCAACAGGGGGAAGCAGGGCACTGGGCACCTGGAACTCCACGCAGGCGCACCTGGGCTCTGGGCTTCGGTCCTACTCTGCTTGCCCAGTCTGGCCGCTCCTCTGTGCAGTGACTGCTCTCCAAAGAACAACGCTccccccagcccttccccctTTCCGGCCTCCCCCCAACGGCAACAGCTGGCTTTCACTTCCGTCCTCCAAACTGCTGCTCAAGGTTCTGGAGACTTCCTCCTCCCGTCCTGCTCAACCCCCACCTCCATTGTACATCATCTGATACAAGACATCGTCCCTCCACCTCGAAACACTTGGTTCACTAGGCTCCCACTTTCACAACTCTCTTCCTAGCTCAAGGACTGTGACTTCGCCGGCTCCTCCTCGTCCCTAGTCCACACCAGGGTTTCTCCATCTCCACACTGTGGACATCTGGGGCTTGGATGGATGATTCTGTGCTATAGGCAGGCTGTACTGTGCCTCCCAGGCTGGAGGAGCATCTCGGGCCTCTAACCCCTGGCCGCCAGCAGCACCTTCCAGTTACAACATTTGCAGACCTTGCCAGTGCCCCCCCGGACTGTGGGATGATGGCTCCCATTCGAGAACCCCCAAGCAAACACTGGGCTTTGCCCCGATGCTCGGCCCCAGAGTTTTCGGTATCGCCACCACCTGAGGACATTGGAGTGACCGCTTCTTACCCCGACCTTCTGCAGGTCATCAATGTCATCCATCTAATGCCCCATCCAGTAACCCTGGCTGAATGTGACCATCACCCTGGGCTCGGTGACCCCAGAGCCATCAGGTCCCCTCACCTGTCCCgctcctccacccacctcccgcCAGATCTCCCCACCCCTGGACTGGCCCTTCTGGGCCCTCAGTCCCCAACAGCCAGCACCTGGCTGGatgctgcctcctcctccccacacccatCCTAAGCCCGCTCTGAGTGGCGCCTGGGGCCACCAGCAACTGCTTCCAGCAGACACGTGTCAGCCGCGCCCCAGCAGCCTCATGTGCCAGCTCTGGAAGACCGAGGGATGCCGGCGGGCTGGATCACCTCGCTGGGCCTCCATGTCCTCCCAAGTCCTGCGTCCTAAGGCTGCGAACAGCACAATGGCCACACTCGGCTCCCACTGGAGAAATACCAGATGAGTGACGAGAAAAGGCTAAGATGCGGTGACCACTCACCTAGCGGGTGAGTACACGTCACACTTTACCGCGTTTCGCCCTCACCGCAAACTATGTAGCTGGTAACAGCATTCCCCCCATTAGAGAGTTGGAACAAACACAGGTCTGCTGCGTAAAGCTTTCTCTGGAGCTGGCGGGGCCAGGATTCCAGAGTCTGGCCAGAGTCCACAGGATTCAGTACGCTGCTTCTGTCGAAGGAGGCCGCCTTTACagaggtggaaactgaggcccagggagggggagCGGTCTAGCCCCAGAGCAACGCGAATCCACAGCAGGGCACCAGCCTCAAGAAACTACAACTCCCATGATCCTCGGGGGCGGCGGCCTGCAGGGAAGCCGCGGGCAGCCCCAGGCGCCGCCGGGAGCTGTAGTTCCGTGTTTTcccgggggcggggtgggggggcggctgGCCGGCTCACCTGAGGACATAGGAGCGGGCGGGCGCGCTCTTGTAGATATACTGCGCCAGCCACCACTGCACCGTCATGTTCCAGTACCGCATGCCATCCCGCACGCGCACGCAGAAGTCCGTGCCGTAGCAGTCGATGTTGCGGATGGTCTCATAGTCGTACTCCAGCGAAGCCGCCTTCTCCGGactgggggggtggagggtgaggaTGGGGGATAGACATGCAGCTCAGCCAGGCCCCCTCCCGACGCTGGCTCCTGTCCCAGCCCCGGCCGCTCAGGAGGGGATCCTGGCCAGGGAAGAGCTCTGGCTGCCACGTGTGCTAGGGCAATAGGGGAGGGTAGCTCAGCGGGAGCCTTTTTGGGGAGGGAGGTCgggtgggggcgggaggaggggcaCAGTTCACCAACAGCGGGGTCCTCCTCCTCTTGGTAAGGGGGCTGCAGCAGCAACAAAGACCTGGAGGGGCTATAGTTGCTAAGCTACGAGTCCTTAGCAACCTGGCCCTTCACTGCTCTAGATGCTAGGGAAAGGCCATTCCTCAGCAGCCAAGCTCACTACATTCCCAGGGGCCTCCAGGTGTGGTCCCTTCTAAGTGGTCCAGATGCTGTGATTGCTAGGGAAGGAGCATCCCTAACAAGGAGAGGGCTTGTGGTTGCTAGGGAGATGTTCTAGACCACGTGACACCTGGACGGTCTCTGTTGCTAGGGAAAGGGCATTCCTTAGCAACAAGGCCTGGGATGTTTAGAAACGCTTCCAGAAAGGGCCCTTCGTGGCTGTTGGTCCCTATGACTTTGAAGAAGTGTCATCTCCAGCAATACAGTGGTTCTTGAGTCCCTGCCGCCAACAACCCCAGCAGTGGTGAACATCCCACCCCCACCGGAACCGCTGGTGGCTTCTGATAATGGGACGGGAGCCATCTACTGAGAGCAGGGCCCAGCATATTTAGGAAAGCCTTCAATTCCTGCTTGACTTTTTCTGGGAGACACCCTCTCTAGTGACCAGAGGTCCACCCATGGTTACTAGGGCAGTGACTGAAATTTGTGTGGGGGTGCTGCTTCCCCACTAACAGAATGGCTGTCCATGACAACTAGGGGATGGCCCAACCCGAGCAAGGAGGAATTCATAATTTACATCAATGGACTGCCCTAGTTCCAGACAGAAGGCCACCCCTGGTTGCCAGGAAGAGTGGGGCGGTCCATTCCCCGCTGCTGGGACATCATTTCCCTAGCAACACAGGTGCCACACTTCCTTAGCAACAAGACGCCCCTAATTACTGACAGTGGGGTGGAGAGGGGTGTAACATTGTTAACCAGGTCAATCCATCATTACCAGGGTATGTCCTGGGCAAAGGTAGGAAAGCGGCCTGCGGTGGCTAGGAgtatcaccccccacccccgatagAGGGCAGCACGATCAGGGATGCCATTTCCCTAGAAAGTGCAGGCTGCCAGGGTATCCCAtggttggggggaaggggagcagggttATAGCAGCAAAGGGCAgtctggggggtgagggggtaaGCCACTCTTGGGGCAGGAAGGGACAGGCCACGGTTGCTAGGGAACCGCTTCCCTAGCAAAGAGTGGCAGGCCAGTTAGGGAATCACTGCCCTAGCAACAAAGAgtgggcccagcccagcccaaagATGGTATCCCAAGTAACCAGAACAACGGAGTTACTGGGGTGACACTTCCATGGTGACAGAGGGGAGGCACATGGTCGCTGAGAAGCCACCTTCCTTCTCCTGACAACAGACAGCAGTTCACCATCCCGAGAGGGGACAAGCAGTAGCACAAGGGGCAGCAGGAGGTCCCGGGAGTGCTGCTCCCTAGGAGAGGGGCAGGTCCCTAGGCCAGGGGCAACACTGCACTGACAACAGGTGGTGACCCCGCCCCCCCTGCTCCCCCGCTCTCCTCCCTGCTAGGGGCAGGGCCAATTTGCGCTGATGGGGCCTGCCGGGTCTGGGGAGGCCTCCCTCCCACTGCCTGACCTGCTGGGGGGTGGGCATTGGAGGGTGGGGCCGCCCCCGGCCCGGGCTTTGGCGGCCACGGGGTAGGCCCCGAAGCCGGCGGCAATGCAGCCGCACTCGGCGGCAATCCAGGCCACGTAGAAGCGCATGCGGAAGGCGAAGAAGACGGGGACCATGTAGAAGAGGCGAGCGGGCAGCGGGCGGGCGTAGAAGGCGTCCTCGCGCACGGCCTCCAGCGGGAAGAGGTGCGAGGACAGCAGGAAGAGCAGCCCGAAGAGCGGGGCCGGCCAGGCGCGGCGCAGGAGGGGCCGCAGGCTGGGCACGGCCCCCGGGAAAGGCTGCTCCAGCCAGTCCAGGTACGTGCGGTAGCGGAAGAACGGGCCTgtggcgggagggagggaggggtcagCTGGTCAGACGCTTGGGGTCTGGAGGCTGGGGGTCTGGAGGCTGGGGaactggggtggggcggggaagaAGCAGAGACTGGTGAAGGGGCCCGAGACTGTGAACTGGatgggggggagcagcagagactTGTGGAGGGGACAACTGGTCAGAGACTCCTAGGGCTGGGAGGGGGGCCACAGCTCAGGGTCTGGAAGCCCAGAGGGTAGGGAATGGGTATGAAACCTGGAATAAGGGGAGGGAGACTCAAAGGGACAAGAAGCCAGTGAGTTGGgaggctcttgatcttggggtcctaagtTCCAGCCTCATGTTGGGTGCTGGTGTGGAGGtgacttaaaaatacaatcttaggggtccctgggtggctcaggtcgtggtcccagggtcctggaatcgagccccacagtgggctctctgctcggcagagagcctgcttctccttctatctgcctgcctctctgcctgcctctctgcctacttgtgatctctgtctatcaaataaataaaatcttaaaaaaaaaataaaatcataaggggccctgggtggctcagtcgttgggcatctgccttcagctctgggtcatgatgcagggtcctgggattggagccccacatcgggttccctgcttggcgggaagcctgcttctccctctcccactccccctgcttgtgttccctctctcactgtctccctgacaaataaataaatcaaatctttaaaaaaaaatacaatcttaggtgtggtgtgtatacacaaaggaatattactcggccaacaaaaagaatgaaatccggCTATTCACAATGACGTAGACAGAACTACAGAGTACAATGCTCCgtgaataagtcagagaaagacaaacaccacgTGACGTCACTCATATACGGACTTTAGGAAACAGAACAgaggaacacaggggaaggggagaaaaagagagggaagcaaaccgtaagagactcttaatgatagagaacaaactgagggctgatgggGGGACATGGGCGGGGGATGGgctggatgggggatgggcattaaggagggcatttgtgagAAGCACTGAATTCTCCAGAAACCAATACGACACTATATGTtaacaagaatttaaataaaacttggaaggaggagaaattaaaaatataaaataaaatcttaaaagaaagaaaccagaaagggagagtTCACAGGACTCAAAGAGAAAGAGGACAGCCAGATTGAGAGGACCAAAGACCTGGAGAAGGGACGCTATGGAGACAAGTCCCTCTGGCAGATGGGGATGGACAAGCCAGACCccgagggtgggggtgggaggcagctgTGTGTGAGGG encodes:
- the MBOAT7 gene encoding lysophospholipid acyltransferase 7 isoform X1, whose product is MSPEEWTYLVVLLISIPIGFLFKKAGPGLKRWGAAAVGLGLTLFTCGPHTLHSLVTILGTWALIQAQPCSCHALALAWTFSYLLFFRALSLLGLPTPTPFTNAVQLLLTLKLVSLASEVQDLHLAQRKEMASGFSKGPSLGLLADVPSLMETLSYSYCYVGIMTGPFFRYRTYLDWLEQPFPGAVPSLRPLLRRAWPAPLFGLLFLLSSHLFPLEAVREDAFYARPLPARLFYMVPVFFAFRMRFYVAWIAAECGCIAAGFGAYPVAAKARAGGGPTLQCPPPSSPEKAASLEYDYETIRNIDCYGTDFCVRVRDGMRYWNMTVQWWLAQYIYKSAPARSYVLRSAWTMLLSAYWHGLHPGYYLSFLTIPLCLAAEGRLESALRGRLSPGGQKAWDWVHWFLKMRAYDYMCMGFVLLSLGDTLRYWASVYFCVHVLAAVALGLGLALGGGGPSRRKMAPPAAGLAPEKLREE
- the MBOAT7 gene encoding lysophospholipid acyltransferase 7 isoform X2; this translates as MGGSSCGPGAHLVHLWPPHFAFSGHHPWDLGPHPGPAMLVSLASEVQDLHLAQRKEMASGFSKGPSLGLLADVPSLMETLSYSYCYVGIMTGPFFRYRTYLDWLEQPFPGAVPSLRPLLRRAWPAPLFGLLFLLSSHLFPLEAVREDAFYARPLPARLFYMVPVFFAFRMRFYVAWIAAECGCIAAGFGAYPVAAKARAGGGPTLQCPPPSSPEKAASLEYDYETIRNIDCYGTDFCVRVRDGMRYWNMTVQWWLAQYIYKSAPARSYVLRSAWTMLLSAYWHGLHPGYYLSFLTIPLCLAAEGRLESALRGRLSPGGQKAWDWVHWFLKMRAYDYMCMGFVLLSLGDTLRYWASVYFCVHVLAAVALGLGLALGGGGPSRRKMAPPAAGLAPEKLREE